A stretch of the Terriglobia bacterium genome encodes the following:
- the rplA gene encoding 50S ribosomal protein L1 codes for MAKAGKKYEAAKKEIEERPYSVEDAMGVLKKVHYAKFNETVEVHMRLGVDPKHADQMVRGTVVLPHGLGKSKKVCVIASGDKIKEAEQAGAEIVGGDDIVEKIAGGWVDFDACIATPDMMRGVGRLGKVLGPRGLMPNPKIGTVTTDVAKAIKEVKAGKVEFRVDKTGIIHAPVGKIEFTKDQLSENAQMLIDSVIKARPAALKGKYVKRITIASTMSPGVDLDLVALDAK; via the coding sequence ATGGCAAAAGCAGGGAAGAAATACGAAGCGGCGAAGAAAGAGATCGAGGAGCGGCCCTACAGTGTCGAGGATGCGATGGGCGTCCTCAAGAAAGTCCATTACGCGAAGTTCAATGAGACCGTTGAAGTGCACATGCGTCTTGGTGTCGATCCAAAGCATGCCGATCAGATGGTGCGCGGTACCGTCGTGCTTCCTCATGGTCTGGGTAAATCCAAGAAGGTCTGCGTCATTGCATCCGGCGACAAGATTAAAGAGGCCGAACAGGCGGGCGCCGAGATTGTCGGCGGCGACGATATCGTCGAAAAGATCGCGGGCGGCTGGGTCGATTTTGACGCCTGCATCGCCACGCCCGACATGATGCGCGGTGTGGGCCGGCTCGGTAAGGTTCTTGGTCCGCGCGGGCTGATGCCGAATCCCAAAATCGGCACGGTAACCACGGACGTCGCGAAAGCCATCAAAGAAGTCAAGGCCGGTAAGGTGGAGTTTCGTGTCGACAAGACCGGTATCATCCACGCGCCGGTCGGCAAAATCGAATTCACCAAAGATCAACTGAGTGAAAACGCTCAGATGTTGATCGATTCGGTGATCAAGGCGCGTCCCGCGGCTCTGAAGGGGAAATACGTTAAACGCATCACGATCGCGTCCACAATGAGCCCGGGCGTGGATCTGGATCTGGTCGCGCTGGACGCAAAGTAG
- the rplK gene encoding 50S ribosomal protein L11 — protein sequence MAKKVIGQVKLQIPAGKATPAPPVGPALGQHGVNIMDFCKAFNAKTSAKDQEGLIIPVVVTIYSDRSYSFITKTPPASILLKRAANIAKGSGEPNKSKVGTVTKKQVEDIARLKMPDLNAASLDAAIQTVRGTARSMGIEVV from the coding sequence ATGGCAAAGAAGGTCATCGGACAGGTGAAACTGCAGATTCCCGCCGGCAAGGCGACGCCGGCTCCGCCGGTCGGTCCGGCTCTCGGCCAGCACGGCGTGAACATCATGGATTTCTGCAAAGCGTTCAACGCGAAAACGTCGGCGAAAGACCAGGAAGGTTTGATCATTCCGGTCGTCGTGACGATCTACTCAGATCGCTCCTACAGTTTTATTACGAAGACGCCCCCGGCTTCGATCCTGCTCAAGCGGGCTGCGAATATTGCGAAAGGATCGGGGGAACCTAACAAGAGCAAAGTAGGTACCGTTACGAAGAAGCAGGTCGAAGACATCGCGCGCCTCAAAATGCCGGACCTGAATGCGGCAAGCCTGGATGCCGCCATTCAGACGGTGAGGGGAACTGCGCGAAGCATGGGTATTGAGGTCGTTTAA